Below is a genomic region from Henckelia pumila isolate YLH828 chromosome 3, ASM3356847v2, whole genome shotgun sequence.
TGATTTTACAGGTAATAAACATATAACACATATGCAATATGTTTGATGTGCTATGTATCTTATCTAATGCATATATTACACAATTATATATACAGCTGAATTTCTAGGATTCGGTTCATATCCACCAGCATACCTAAGTGAAGTAGCCAAAGGGAGGAACATCCTCAGCGGTGTCAACTTtgcttccgctgcatcgggttaTTATGATAACACAGCACAATTATATGTAAGATTTAACAGATCGTGTCATTAACTCAGACATAAACAGTTGTTAGAAActaatatacatgtatatatatgataccataatatgtgatatttttTAGCATTTGGATATATCCAATATGATTTAGTCTTAATTTAATTATACAAGATAGTTCCaataatattaaacatgatGTCTATTCACCTATGACACATAGAAATGTCGATTGCAATCTAAAATCAAAAGACAATAATAAAGTTTTAGCCATTTAGATATGTGTTGTAGATGTAGATTCTTTAAGGTTGAGCCACATAAATTGTATTGTTTAATTTTTTCACTATATTTCTACTTTCATTCATGTTTACAGCAAACTATGACGTTGTCTCAGCAGCTAGAAAACTACAAAGAATGGCAGAGAAACATGGTGAATTTGGTGGGAACGGATAAAGCTAATGATACATTCTCAAGAGGGATCCATCTATTAAGTGCAGGGACCAGTGATTTTATTCAAAACTATTATATCAATCCAATTCTCAACATTGTTTACACAACCGAACAGTTCTCAAACAAACTCATGAATTACTACTCTAGTTTCATCCAGGTTACACAAACATTTGGCATTTTCTTGGATATCTTTCGGcatattaattcataaaaaactTAAAGAAACACACTaaagaaataaaaatcataataatttcaTAATGAAATAGCTAAGTATTTTCTTTCACATGGACAATATATATCAACAATGTTTGTTTGACAGAATTTATACCATCTGGGAGCAAGGAGAATAGGAGTTACATCTCTACCACCTACAGGATGCCTGCCAGCAGCAATTACTTTATTTGGTTTGGGAAGCAATCAGTGTGTCGCAAGGCTAAATCAAGATGCGGTTTCATTcaataataaattaaacgctACATCTCAAAATTTGAAGGCCAGGCTACCAGGATTGAAACTCGTGGTCTTTGATATTTACAACCCTCTGATGGATATGATTGAAAAGCCAACAGATAGTGGTATGGTAAATAATAAACACGTGCAATTGGAAAATGACAAtattttttgtgatttgtttTCCCAAATAAAAAGGATGATGTATTCctgcaatatttttatttaaatttcaattttccTAAATTACTTTTATAATGTTCCCAGGATTCTTTGACGCGAGGAAAGCTTGCTGCGGGACGGGCACAATTGAAACATCGTTCCTCTGCAATGAAAGGTCGATTGGGACATGTTCAAATGCCACACAATACTTATTCTGGGATGGATTCCACCCTTCAGAAGCTGCTAACCAAAGATTGGCCCAAAGTTTACTCCAACAAGGATTTGATCTGATCTCTTAGGACGACCTTTAGGTGCAGCAACCCCCCAAGTTCTACTTCTATATCTTTTAATATGTTACATAGATGTCCTTGACACCAGCTTTCAATTCAATGATTTT
It encodes:
- the LOC140892723 gene encoding GDSL esterase/lipase At5g03820-like, translating into MGFLSYMLCAILVVSSLVHGDPLVPAFCIFGDSVVDAGNNNNLPTLIKANFLPYGRDFVMQEPTGRFCNGKLAADFTAEFLGFGSYPPAYLSEVAKGRNILSGVNFASAASGYYDNTAQLYQTMTLSQQLENYKEWQRNMVNLVGTDKANDTFSRGIHLLSAGTSDFIQNYYINPILNIVYTTEQFSNKLMNYYSSFIQNLYHLGARRIGVTSLPPTGCLPAAITLFGLGSNQCVARLNQDAVSFNNKLNATSQNLKARLPGLKLVVFDIYNPLMDMIEKPTDSGFFDARKACCGTGTIETSFLCNERSIGTCSNATQYLFWDGFHPSEAANQRLAQSLLQQGFDLIS